Proteins from a genomic interval of Echeneis naucrates chromosome 21, fEcheNa1.1, whole genome shotgun sequence:
- the ndufa10 gene encoding NADH dehydrogenase [ubiquinone] 1 alpha subcomplex subunit 10, mitochondrial, translating into MALRVIRLVIPAGATAFQAGNVVQKAGVHTSSVRSLRYGWWAYALGERTTPRLNKNSKIISVDGNLASGKGALAQKLADRLGMLYMPEPDTFYLDKMTGEKEPLSVDFNGMCSLEKFYTDPKAADGNSYRLQLWMYNMRLLQYADAIEHLLTTGQGVIIERSPFSDMVFLEAMFKEGYIRKECVQHYNEVKNISICEFLPPHLVIYVDLPAEEVQKKLKQSNKSYLQNVPLSYLKNIEDGYKKTFLPEISKTSELLAYDTTQAQDVERVAEDFEYLKFEKGPWLDQDDVTYHHMRMLVEDKHHVATLTHIPRFLPEITIGAHDFDEKYYAYRSLPGKKYAPGYNADVGDKYIWLK; encoded by the exons ATGGCCCTGAGGGTGATCCGGCTGGTCATCCCAGCGGGAGCAACTGCTTTCCAAGCCGGGAATGTTGTGCAGAAG GCGGGTGTTCACACGAGCTCAGTGAGAAGCCTTCGGTACGGCTGGTGGGCCTACGCGCTGGGTGAAAGGACGACACCACGGTTAAACAAGAACAGCAAAATCATCTCTGTGGATGGAAACTTGGCCTCTGGAAAGGGAGCACTGGCCCAGAAGCTGGCTGACAGGCTTG GGATGCTCTACATGCCCGAGCCCGACACTTTCTATTTGGACAAGATGACGGGGGAGAAAGAGCCGCTCTCTGTAGATTTCAATGGGATGTGCAGCCTGGAGAAATTCTACACAGACCCCAAAGCTGCCGATGGAAACAGCTACAGGCTGCAGCTGTGGATGTACAACATGAGGCTGCTTCAATATGCTGATGCCATCGAGCACCTGCTCACCACAG GCCAAGGAGTGATCATTGAACGTTCCCCCTTCAGTGACATGGTCTTTCTGGAGGCCATGTTTAAAGAAGGTTACATCAGAAAAGAGT GTGTGCAACACTATAATGAGGTGAAGAACATTAGCATCTGTGAGTTTCTGCCTCCGCACCTCGTCATCTATGTAGATCTGCCTGCGGAGGAAGTGCAGAAGAAGCTGAAACAGAGCAACAAG TCTTATCTTCAAAACGTGCCCCTGAGTTATCTGAAGAACATTGAAGATGGATACAAGAAGACATTTCTACCTGAAATCAG cAAAACTTCAGAGTTGCTTGCTTATGATACGACCCAAGCCCAGGATGTTGAGCGG GTCGCTGAGGACTTTGAGTATCTGAAGTTTGAAAAAGGGCCGTGGCTTGATCAGGATGACGTCACCTACCACCACATGAGGATGCT AGTGGAAGATAAACATCACGTGGCAACTCTGACACACATACCAAGGTTCCTGCCAGAGATCACCATTGGGGCGCACGACTTCGATGAAAAATACTACGCCTATAGATCA cTCCCTGGGAAGAAATATGCTCCTGGTTATAATGCAGATGTTGGCGACAAATACATCTGGCTGAAGTGA